In one window of Mesotoga sp. UBA6090 DNA:
- a CDS encoding DUF5790 family protein: MKKIAVLSILILILGVVGTAAPGLRNAMDGEILQLRLQIQIANAINAADLSPEQLGQVYDLAKSAREELEALKERVTNTFEETLEKAISGEEATLPEMDSVRARMQSIVENYLNGLKSIITVEQAENLAEYFSEMAFGNRADAYKKNAPLRERIEERLPEIEEQLRQQFRNLPPEAQERLKNLDVDERTRVLKEKMADRLNASRPGMVERPAQNNFTAQRLAMVLLSDEALEVMEKMLNQQ, encoded by the coding sequence ATGAAGAAGATAGCAGTTCTCTCGATCCTAATTCTGATTCTTGGAGTAGTGGGCACAGCTGCACCCGGTTTAAGAAATGCCATGGATGGGGAGATTTTGCAACTACGTCTACAAATCCAGATTGCGAATGCAATAAACGCAGCCGACCTCTCTCCTGAACAGCTGGGCCAAGTGTATGATCTCGCAAAATCCGCCCGCGAGGAACTCGAAGCGCTAAAGGAAAGGGTCACGAATACTTTTGAAGAGACTCTGGAAAAGGCAATCTCCGGTGAAGAAGCGACTCTTCCAGAAATGGATTCAGTCAGGGCAAGAATGCAGTCGATAGTCGAGAATTATCTGAACGGCCTGAAATCAATTATAACGGTCGAACAGGCCGAGAATCTTGCTGAGTACTTCAGTGAAATGGCATTTGGAAATCGAGCTGACGCCTACAAGAAAAATGCGCCTTTGAGAGAGAGAATCGAAGAAAGACTTCCGGAGATTGAGGAACAACTGAGACAGCAGTTCAGAAATCTTCCTCCCGAAGCCCAAGAACGCCTCAAGAATCTCGATGTTGACGAAAGAACGAGAGTCTTGAAAGAGAAGATGGCCGACAGGCTCAATGCCAGCAGACCAGGAATGGTTGAGAGACCCGCGCAAAACAACTTCACTGCTCAAAGACTGGCAATGGTCCTTCTATC
- the gnd gene encoding phosphogluconate dehydrogenase (NAD(+)-dependent, decarboxylating): MEIGIVGLGKMGGNIARKLVAGGHTVTGYNLNSEITKVLAEEIGLRPAFSLEELVRKLSPVRILWLMIPAGVPTETTINVLKDLLDSGDIVIDGGNSNYKDSIRRSERLSEREINFVDVGTSGGIWGLTEGYSMMIGGEREIIDNLAPIFTTLSPEQDKGWGRVGQAGAGHFAKMIHNGIEYGLMQAYAEGFEILRAKKEFDFDLKEVTDIWLHGSVIRSWLLELISDILAGDQNLRNIEPWVADSGEGRWAVVEAMDLDVPAPVITLSLQKRIESRVEEDYSAKLLAAIRNRFGGHEIKHTRPGSKDGED; the protein is encoded by the coding sequence ATGGAGATAGGGATAGTAGGACTTGGTAAAATGGGAGGCAATATTGCCAGAAAACTCGTCGCTGGCGGGCATACTGTCACCGGATATAATCTCAATTCTGAGATTACAAAGGTTCTGGCTGAAGAGATAGGACTTCGCCCGGCCTTTTCTCTGGAAGAGCTTGTGAGGAAGTTGTCGCCGGTTCGTATTCTGTGGTTGATGATTCCTGCAGGCGTTCCAACTGAAACAACTATAAATGTTCTCAAAGACTTGCTCGATTCTGGAGATATAGTCATTGATGGAGGCAACAGTAATTACAAAGACTCAATTAGGCGATCGGAAAGACTTTCGGAAAGAGAAATTAACTTCGTAGATGTCGGCACAAGCGGGGGAATTTGGGGATTGACAGAAGGTTACAGCATGATGATTGGAGGTGAGAGAGAGATCATAGATAACCTCGCGCCAATATTCACAACACTTTCGCCTGAACAAGACAAAGGGTGGGGAAGAGTTGGCCAAGCGGGAGCCGGCCATTTCGCAAAGATGATCCATAACGGAATAGAGTACGGGTTGATGCAAGCCTATGCGGAAGGATTCGAGATCCTTAGAGCGAAGAAGGAATTTGATTTCGATCTGAAGGAAGTCACCGATATATGGCTTCACGGAAGTGTGATCAGGTCATGGCTTTTGGAGTTGATTAGCGATATACTAGCCGGTGATCAGAATCTCCGCAACATAGAGCCATGGGTTGCAGATTCAGGAGAAGGACGTTGGGCAGTTGTTGAGGCCATGGATCTCGACGTCCCCGCCCCGGTAATTACATTGTCTCTGCAGAAGCGGATTGAGAGCCGTGTCGAAGAGGATTATTCGGCGAAACTCCTTGCAGCCATAAGAAACAGGTTTGGTGGCCACGAAATAAAACACACAAGACCGGGGAGCAAAGATGGCGAAGATTGA